A DNA window from Bacillus sp. SM2101 contains the following coding sequences:
- a CDS encoding GNAT family N-acetyltransferase has protein sequence MAISLDPVLQEQKHVLKNLYSLYLHDLSKFTSCLNITSDGIFEMEELNIFWDTAGFSPFFIKQGEMTIGFVLLLERPFLKGQYDYCINDIFILNKYRGKGNGINVVKELFEQKKGKYYVIELVSNESAVSFWKGIYNKMNIKYENSRDLIDDEECFVQTFQV, from the coding sequence ATGGCAATATCATTAGATCCGGTTTTGCAAGAACAAAAGCACGTATTAAAAAATCTCTATTCACTCTACCTACATGATTTATCAAAATTTACTTCTTGTTTAAATATTACTAGTGACGGAATATTTGAGATGGAGGAGTTGAATATATTTTGGGATACAGCTGGGTTTTCTCCATTTTTTATAAAACAAGGTGAAATGACTATTGGTTTCGTTTTACTTTTAGAGAGGCCTTTTTTAAAAGGACAATACGATTACTGTATTAATGACATCTTTATACTTAATAAATATAGGGGAAAAGGAAATGGAATAAATGTAGTAAAAGAGCTTTTTGAGCAGAAGAAAGGGAAGTATTATGTAATTGAGCTTGTTAGCAATGAATCAGCTGTATCTTTTTGGAAGGGTATTTATAACAAGATGAATATTAAATATGAAAACAGCAGAGATTTGATAGATGATGAGGAATGTTTTGTTCAAACTTTTCAAGTTTAA